One part of the Paraburkholderia flagellata genome encodes these proteins:
- a CDS encoding winged helix DNA-binding protein yields the protein MSRQPTKIVSSEHLVSESSAELSEFEYALIMASNAFNRWMVRCMSAAGVKDMTPIEVSLLHHVGHRERRKKLADICFVLNIEDTHVATYALKKLVSRGYVKSEKTGKEVFFSVTPEGHDLCMRYRDVRESCLIATLKESGLTNQQIGEAAQLMRNASGLYDTAARAAASL from the coding sequence ATGTCGCGCCAGCCGACCAAGATCGTTTCGTCCGAACATCTCGTCTCCGAGTCGAGCGCCGAGCTTTCCGAGTTCGAGTACGCGCTCATCATGGCGAGCAATGCGTTCAACCGCTGGATGGTGCGCTGCATGTCGGCGGCGGGCGTGAAGGACATGACGCCTATCGAGGTGTCGCTGCTCCATCACGTCGGCCATCGCGAGCGGCGCAAGAAACTCGCGGATATCTGCTTCGTACTCAACATCGAGGACACGCACGTGGCCACGTATGCGTTGAAGAAGCTCGTCTCCAGAGGGTATGTAAAAAGCGAAAAGACCGGCAAGGAAGTCTTCTTCTCGGTCACGCCGGAAGGGCACGACCTGTGCATGCGCTACCGCGACGTGCGCGAGAGCTGCCTCATCGCGACGCTCAAGGAAAGCGGCCTCACGAACCAGCAGATCGGCGAAGCCGCGCAGCTCATGCGCAACGCGTCGGGGCTGTACGACACGGCCGCGCGCGCGGCGGCTTCGCTTTGA
- a CDS encoding 5-formyltetrahydrofolate cyclo-ligase: MEREVNPSIARNPHTESKKDWRARLLPRRIEAASDVAIDAALTARLDALVAHFSPRSIGFYWPLRGEFDARVWITTWLTADVSHRAALPAIPERHAPLVFHAWTPSAPMREGHHGIPEPQSQEVIVPDLLLVPCVGFDRDGYRLGYGGGYYDRTLAAWPGTTLPVTVGIAYEACRIDDGVLAREAHDLPLDAVVTEAATHLCQRSRER; the protein is encoded by the coding sequence CTGGAGCGCGAGGTGAACCCAAGCATAGCACGCAACCCTCACACGGAATCCAAAAAGGACTGGCGTGCAAGGCTGCTTCCTCGGCGAATTGAGGCGGCTTCCGACGTGGCAATCGACGCGGCACTGACAGCTCGTCTCGATGCGCTCGTCGCGCATTTTTCGCCGCGTTCGATCGGGTTCTATTGGCCCTTGCGCGGCGAGTTCGATGCGCGCGTCTGGATCACCACCTGGCTCACCGCCGATGTGTCACACCGCGCCGCCCTGCCCGCCATTCCCGAGCGCCACGCGCCGCTCGTGTTCCACGCCTGGACGCCGAGCGCGCCGATGCGCGAAGGCCACCACGGGATACCCGAGCCGCAGTCGCAGGAGGTGATCGTGCCCGATCTGCTCCTCGTGCCCTGCGTGGGTTTCGATCGCGACGGCTATCGCCTCGGCTACGGCGGCGGCTACTACGATCGCACGCTGGCCGCCTGGCCAGGCACGACGTTGCCCGTCACGGTGGGCATTGCCTATGAAGCGTGCCGCATCGACGACGGCGTGCTCGCGCGCGAAGCGCACGATCTGCCGCTCGACGCCGTGGTGACCGAAGCCGCCACGCATCTTTGCCAACGTTCACGCGAGCGCTGA
- a CDS encoding lytic transglycosylase domain-containing protein: MSKRLVRVYRVVGLALTAAALVACSTADAVRPVALPVGAVLSNDDQTFIQLREAARNNDPARAAQLAAMIPDYPAPSYLEYFQLKPQLFDSQGHARVDAPDAPVLSFLQRYDGQAIADRLRNDYLLVLGARHDWANFDQQYPRFVLNDDTQVKCYALESRAARGENVANDARALLNDPRYYGDGCVDLITALAIKGQFSSDDVWQQIRLAYEQNQTSTGAKLVDGLSQRPDPTAFSQAVNTPPLTLAQGVSADPQSHQLALLAVTVMARNDPAMAAATYAAVAPQLASPERAIGWGTIGYQAAQKRLPAALDWYRLSANAPLSNPAYEWRTRAALLGGDWTMVRWSIEQMPAALRAQPSWVYWHARALKQAGETGLANQEFASISQGYNFYGQLATEELGRKITIPPKTTVSDAEIAEAAQTPGFALAQRLYALNLRLEGNREWNWPLRGMSDRQLLAVAEYAKRIQLLDRTVNTADRTQTEHDFSLRYIAPFRDVVERDAQTNGLDVEWAYGLIRQESRFILNAKSGVGASGLMQIMPATAQMVAKKIGLGPLSRDQLNDLDTNILLGTNYLSMIYNQFDGSAVLATAGYNAGPGRPRAWRQTLQGGVEGAIFAETIPFQETRDYVKNVLSNTVYYAALFEGRPQSLKARLGYISP, from the coding sequence ATGTCCAAACGCCTTGTCCGAGTATATCGCGTGGTCGGTCTCGCACTGACTGCCGCGGCACTCGTAGCATGCAGCACGGCGGACGCCGTGCGCCCCGTCGCACTGCCCGTAGGCGCAGTTCTTTCCAACGACGATCAGACTTTCATCCAGCTTCGCGAAGCCGCGCGCAATAACGATCCCGCGCGCGCCGCGCAACTCGCTGCGATGATTCCCGATTACCCGGCGCCGTCGTATCTCGAATACTTCCAGCTCAAGCCGCAGCTGTTCGACTCGCAAGGCCACGCGCGCGTGGACGCGCCCGATGCGCCGGTGCTGTCGTTCCTGCAGCGCTACGACGGCCAGGCCATCGCCGACCGTCTGCGCAACGACTATCTGCTCGTGCTGGGCGCGCGCCACGACTGGGCGAATTTCGACCAGCAATACCCGCGCTTCGTGCTCAACGACGACACTCAGGTGAAGTGCTACGCGCTCGAATCGCGCGCGGCGCGCGGCGAGAACGTCGCAAACGATGCGCGCGCACTGCTCAACGACCCGCGCTACTACGGCGACGGCTGCGTCGATCTCATCACCGCGCTTGCAATCAAAGGCCAGTTCTCGAGCGACGACGTGTGGCAGCAGATCCGCCTCGCCTACGAGCAGAACCAGACCTCGACCGGCGCAAAGCTCGTCGACGGCCTTTCGCAGCGTCCCGACCCGACGGCATTCAGCCAGGCGGTGAACACACCGCCGCTCACGCTCGCGCAAGGCGTCAGCGCCGATCCGCAGTCACATCAGCTGGCGTTGCTCGCCGTCACCGTGATGGCGCGCAACGATCCGGCCATGGCCGCCGCGACCTACGCCGCCGTCGCGCCGCAGCTCGCGTCGCCGGAGCGCGCGATCGGCTGGGGCACGATCGGCTATCAGGCGGCGCAAAAGCGCCTGCCCGCCGCGCTCGACTGGTATCGCCTCTCGGCCAACGCTCCGCTTTCGAACCCGGCTTACGAATGGCGTACGCGCGCCGCGCTGCTGGGCGGCGACTGGACGATGGTGCGCTGGTCGATCGAGCAGATGCCCGCCGCGCTGCGCGCGCAACCGTCGTGGGTCTACTGGCACGCACGCGCACTCAAGCAGGCGGGCGAAACGGGCCTGGCGAACCAGGAGTTCGCGTCGATCTCGCAGGGCTATAACTTCTACGGCCAGCTCGCCACCGAAGAACTTGGCCGGAAGATCACGATCCCGCCCAAGACCACGGTGAGCGACGCCGAAATCGCTGAAGCGGCGCAAACGCCGGGCTTCGCGCTCGCACAGCGCTTGTACGCGCTGAATCTGCGGCTCGAAGGCAACCGCGAATGGAACTGGCCGCTGCGCGGCATGAGCGATCGCCAGTTGCTCGCCGTCGCCGAATACGCGAAGCGCATCCAGTTGCTCGACCGCACCGTCAATACGGCCGACCGCACGCAAACGGAACACGACTTCTCGCTGCGCTACATCGCGCCGTTCCGCGACGTCGTGGAGCGCGACGCGCAAACCAATGGCCTCGACGTCGAATGGGCCTACGGCCTCATCCGTCAGGAATCGCGTTTCATTCTCAACGCGAAGTCGGGCGTGGGTGCGAGCGGCCTCATGCAGATCATGCCGGCCACGGCGCAGATGGTGGCGAAGAAGATCGGCCTCGGCCCGCTGTCGCGCGACCAGCTCAACGATCTCGACACCAACATCCTGCTCGGAACGAACTATTTGTCGATGATCTACAATCAGTTCGACGGCTCCGCAGTGCTCGCCACCGCGGGCTACAACGCCGGGCCGGGCCGCCCGCGCGCATGGCGCCAGACTTTGCAGGGCGGCGTCGAGGGCGCCATCTTCGCGGAAACCATTCCGTTCCAGGAAACCCGCGACTACGTGAAAAACGTGTTGTCGAACACGGTCTACTATGCGGCGCTGTTCGAGGGCCGTCCGCAATCGCTGAAGGCGCGTCTCGGCTATATCTCGCCGTAA
- the pxpB gene encoding 5-oxoprolinase subunit PxpB has product MPNSDPRIFPLGDEALVCEAPPPATLEVQRRVWAVAALARGWAPVREVVPGMNNLTITFDPLRADAAALAGALRDAWRDAEDASEAGREVEIPVVYGGNDGPDLEAVAQHCALAAADVAARHAAGVYTVFFLGFQPGFAYLGGLEPLLHTPRRREPRLAVPAGSVGIGGEQTGIYPAASPGGWQLIGRTTAKLFDPAHNPPTLLMPGDRVRFTIAELHA; this is encoded by the coding sequence ATGCCGAATTCTGACCCCCGCATTTTTCCTCTTGGTGACGAAGCGCTCGTCTGCGAAGCGCCGCCGCCCGCCACGCTCGAGGTCCAGCGCCGCGTCTGGGCCGTCGCGGCGCTCGCGCGCGGCTGGGCGCCGGTACGCGAGGTGGTGCCCGGCATGAACAATCTGACGATCACCTTCGATCCGCTCAGGGCCGACGCCGCGGCGCTCGCCGGCGCGCTGCGGGACGCATGGCGCGACGCCGAAGACGCGAGCGAGGCCGGCCGCGAGGTCGAGATACCGGTCGTCTATGGCGGCAACGATGGCCCCGATCTCGAAGCGGTCGCACAGCACTGCGCGCTCGCTGCCGCCGACGTCGCTGCGCGCCACGCCGCGGGCGTCTACACGGTGTTCTTCCTCGGCTTTCAACCCGGCTTCGCTTATCTCGGCGGGCTCGAACCCCTGCTGCACACGCCGCGCCGCCGCGAGCCGCGTCTTGCCGTTCCGGCCGGGTCGGTGGGCATCGGCGGCGAGCAGACGGGCATTTATCCGGCCGCGTCGCCCGGCGGCTGGCAACTGATCGGCCGCACCACCGCGAAGCTGTTCGACCCCGCGCACAACCCGCCCACGCTGCTGATGCCAGGCGACCGCGTGCGTTTCACCATCGCGGAGCTCCACGCATGA